In Rhodospirillum rubrum ATCC 11170, a genomic segment contains:
- a CDS encoding TetR/AcrR family transcriptional regulator, translating into MGRPASDTRQKLIDTALELMWTNSYGTVSVDDICKAADVKKGSFYHFFPSKVDLSIAAMEQSHHELEETYDKIFSPAVPPIERFMRMADCVIALQAEVAEKYGHVCGCPCASLGSEMAGQEDGIRAKFEDLAHRKERYYENALRDMVGDGLLAPTTDVKVLAQEIYTYLVGQMMIARIQNDLAPLKRDLKRGLARLLGVVEPA; encoded by the coding sequence ATGGGGCGACCCGCATCGGATACCAGGCAGAAACTGATCGATACCGCGCTCGAGCTGATGTGGACCAACAGCTATGGGACGGTCAGTGTCGATGACATCTGCAAGGCCGCCGATGTGAAGAAGGGCAGCTTCTATCACTTCTTTCCCTCCAAGGTGGATTTGTCGATCGCCGCCATGGAGCAATCCCACCACGAGTTGGAAGAGACCTACGACAAGATCTTTTCCCCCGCCGTGCCGCCGATCGAACGCTTCATGCGCATGGCCGATTGCGTGATCGCCCTGCAGGCCGAGGTGGCCGAGAAATACGGCCATGTCTGCGGCTGTCCCTGCGCCTCGCTGGGCTCCGAGATGGCCGGCCAGGAAGATGGAATCCGCGCCAAATTCGAAGACCTCGCCCACCGCAAGGAGCGTTATTACGAGAATGCCCTGCGCGATATGGTCGGCGATGGCCTGCTGGCGCCAACCACCGATGTGAAGGTGTTGGCCCAGGAGATCTATACCTATCTGGTGGGCCAAATGATGATCGCCCGCATCCAGAACGACCTCGCCCCGCTGAAGCGCGATCTCAAGCGCGGCTTAGCGCGGCTTCTGGGCGTGGTGGAGCCGGCCTGA
- a CDS encoding TerC/Alx family metal homeostasis membrane protein, whose translation MAHFGFPIETIIIFFTVIGFSVFIDLFAHRHAKEISVRDASLWSCFWIGLALAFFAYLWLRFDKTWADLYLAGYALEKSLSIDNLIVFMAIFASFGIKGVLQHRILYWGIIGALVFRAIFVAVGTGLFALAPWVGFIFAAIVAWSGWKMLTSGGDNEEITDYSEHWSVKITARLMPVFPRLYAERFFVNRAIVADLAKSDPTLKLAKNAAVFATPAFLCLMAIETSDVMFAFDSVPAVIAVTQEPLLVYAAMIFAVLGLRSLYFVLAAMTKYLVHLEKAVIVLLFFIAAKLTLQSGEHVFGWDFLHISPNVSLLIVLGTLAAGVIASFIWPAKEEKAE comes from the coding sequence GTGGCCCACTTCGGCTTTCCCATCGAAACAATCATCATCTTTTTCACCGTGATCGGCTTCTCGGTCTTCATCGACCTTTTCGCCCATCGCCATGCGAAAGAGATCTCCGTTCGCGACGCCAGCTTGTGGTCGTGCTTCTGGATCGGGCTGGCCCTGGCCTTCTTTGCCTATCTGTGGCTGCGCTTCGACAAGACCTGGGCCGACCTTTATCTGGCCGGGTACGCCCTGGAAAAATCGCTGTCGATCGATAATTTGATCGTCTTCATGGCGATCTTCGCCTCGTTCGGGATCAAGGGGGTGCTTCAGCACCGTATTCTGTACTGGGGGATCATCGGCGCCCTGGTTTTCCGCGCCATCTTCGTCGCGGTCGGCACCGGTCTGTTCGCCCTCGCCCCCTGGGTCGGCTTTATCTTCGCCGCCATCGTCGCCTGGTCGGGCTGGAAAATGCTGACCTCGGGCGGTGACAACGAGGAGATCACCGATTACTCCGAGCACTGGTCGGTCAAGATCACGGCGCGCCTGATGCCGGTGTTCCCCCGCCTTTATGCCGAGCGCTTCTTCGTCAACCGGGCGATCGTCGCCGATCTGGCGAAGTCCGATCCCACCCTCAAGCTGGCCAAGAACGCCGCCGTTTTCGCCACCCCGGCCTTTCTTTGCCTGATGGCGATCGAAACATCGGACGTGATGTTCGCCTTTGATTCGGTGCCGGCCGTTATCGCCGTGACCCAGGAACCCCTGCTGGTTTACGCGGCGATGATCTTCGCCGTCCTTGGCCTGAGGTCGTTGTACTTCGTGCTCGCCGCGATGACCAAATACCTCGTCCACCTGGAAAAGGCGGTCATCGTCCTGCTGTTCTTCATCGCCGCCAAACTGACGCTGCAGTCGGGCGAGCATGTCTTCGGCTGGGACTTCCTCCATATCAGCCCCAACGTCAGCCTGCTGATCGTTCTGGGCACTCTGGCCGCCGGCGTGATCGCCTCGTTCATCTGGCCGGCCAAAGAAGAAAAGGCCGAGTGA
- a CDS encoding tellurite resistance TerB family protein, whose translation MAFTDWLKKNVTDARDTINTEITKFKSKDLLEAVVAGCALVAYADNTVSPEEKQKMMGYLKTSDQLKVFDQNDVIKIFQKYIEKFEFDVAIGTGEVMQAVGKFRDKPQGQLIVRVCCAIAAADGTFDDKEQAVVRRMCSELGLNPADFSL comes from the coding sequence ATGGCTTTCACCGACTGGCTGAAGAAAAACGTCACGGATGCCAGAGACACGATCAACACCGAGATCACCAAGTTCAAGTCGAAAGACCTGCTTGAAGCGGTGGTCGCCGGCTGTGCTCTTGTCGCTTATGCGGACAATACCGTGTCGCCGGAAGAGAAGCAGAAGATGATGGGCTATCTGAAAACCTCAGACCAGCTCAAGGTCTTCGATCAGAACGATGTCATCAAGATCTTCCAGAAATACATCGAGAAGTTCGAATTCGATGTCGCCATCGGCACCGGCGAGGTGATGCAGGCGGTGGGCAAGTTCCGCGACAAGCCCCAGGGCCAGCTTATCGTCCGTGTCTGCTGCGCCATCGCCGCCGCCGACGGCACCTTCGACGACAAGGAACAGGCGGTGGTCCGCCGCATGTGCTCGGAGCTTGGCCTCAACCCGGCCGACTTCAGCCTCTGA
- a CDS encoding TerD family protein yields the protein MTVVTLTPGANTTIADCAQIMVAVGWDPKSPPGMEIDASAFIIKADGKVVNDEHFVFYGAQASPDGSVRFVASPMAGNPGDVQAFGIDLAKLAGTIDAIDICVTIHEGQARRQSFASLKGVFARILDLATNREIARFDLQTAGMAETAITLGKVYRRNDQWKVRAVGQGFAGGLAPLARQYGVDVAEDPPAPAPSKPAAPPPPPPPPAAKPISLSKVTLEKRGQSISLEKKADAGFGEIIFNLNWNQRPPQKSGGFFGGLLGANKATDLDLGCLWEMEGSGQKGVIQALGEAWGDYAREPFIRHAGDDRTGAMAQGENIKINGDRLSQIKRILVFAFIYDGAPNWAAADGVATVKIPGQPDIEVRLDNPASGQGMCAIALIEKDGGKLKVTKEERYFRGHKDMDETYRWGLRWVSGSK from the coding sequence CCGTCGGCTGGGATCCCAAATCACCGCCCGGCATGGAAATCGACGCCTCGGCCTTCATCATCAAGGCCGATGGCAAGGTGGTGAACGACGAACACTTCGTGTTCTATGGCGCCCAGGCCTCGCCCGATGGCTCGGTGCGCTTCGTCGCCTCGCCGATGGCCGGCAATCCGGGCGATGTCCAGGCTTTCGGCATCGATCTCGCCAAGCTTGCCGGCACAATCGACGCCATCGACATCTGCGTCACCATCCACGAGGGGCAGGCGCGGCGCCAAAGCTTCGCCAGCCTGAAGGGGGTTTTCGCCCGCATCCTGGATCTGGCGACCAACCGGGAAATCGCCCGCTTCGATCTCCAAACCGCCGGAATGGCCGAAACCGCCATCACCCTTGGCAAGGTCTATCGGCGCAACGACCAGTGGAAGGTCCGCGCCGTGGGTCAGGGCTTCGCCGGTGGTCTGGCGCCGCTCGCCCGTCAATACGGCGTCGATGTCGCCGAGGATCCGCCCGCCCCCGCCCCAAGCAAGCCGGCCGCTCCCCCTCCGCCGCCCCCTCCTCCGGCGGCCAAGCCGATCAGCCTGTCGAAGGTGACGCTGGAAAAGCGCGGGCAATCGATCTCGCTGGAAAAAAAGGCCGATGCCGGGTTCGGCGAGATCATCTTCAATCTGAACTGGAACCAGCGCCCCCCGCAAAAAAGCGGCGGGTTCTTCGGCGGATTGTTGGGCGCCAACAAGGCGACCGACCTTGACCTCGGCTGCTTGTGGGAGATGGAGGGCAGCGGCCAGAAGGGGGTGATCCAGGCCCTGGGCGAAGCCTGGGGCGATTACGCCCGCGAACCGTTCATCCGCCATGCCGGCGACGACCGCACCGGCGCCATGGCCCAGGGCGAGAACATCAAGATCAACGGCGACCGGCTGTCGCAGATCAAACGCATCCTGGTCTTCGCCTTCATCTATGACGGCGCCCCCAACTGGGCGGCGGCCGATGGCGTGGCGACCGTGAAGATCCCCGGCCAGCCCGACATTGAGGTGCGGCTCGACAACCCGGCCTCCGGCCAGGGGATGTGCGCCATCGCCCTGATCGAAAAGGACGGGGGCAAGTTGAAGGTGACCAAGGAAGAGCGCTATTTCCGCGGTCACAAGGACATGGACGAAACCTATCGCTGGGGCCTCCGCTGGGTCTCCGGCTCGAAATAG